The DNA sequence GATCGCGGCGGCGGCACAGGGCGCGATGCTGCCGCTGATCGTTTTCACCCTCCTCCTCGCCCTCGCGATCGCGAAACTCGGCGGCGACGCCCATCGAACGCTGCTGGGATTCTTCCGCGCACTGAGCGACGCGATGCTGGTGATGGTGCGCTGGGTGGTGGCGCTCGCGCCGATCGGCATCTTCGCGCTGATGCTCCCGCTCGCCGCCCAGGGCGGCGCCGGAGTCGCCGGCGCGCTCGGCTTCTACGTCGTCGCCTACTCGCTGATCACCGTCGTGATGATCCTCCTCCTCTATCCCGCGGTGGCGATCGCGGCGCGCGTGTCGATCACCCGGTTCGGCCGGGCGGCGCTTCCGGCGCAACTGATCGCGTTCTCGTCCTCGTCGTCGCTGGCATCGTTGCCCGCGCTGGTCGAAGGGGCCGAGGGCGAGCTCGCAATACCGGATCGCGTGACCGGATTCGTCCTGCCACTCGCCGTTTCGATTTTCAAGATTGCGGCACCGGTGTCGTGGCCGATCGGGACCCTCTTCGTGGCACACTTCTACGGCATTCCCCTGCACAGCCGCGACCTCGTGACGGTGGGGCTCGCCGGGGTCTTCCTCGCGATGGCAGCACCGGGCGTTCCGCGCGGAGCCTTCCTGATGCTGGCACCCCTCTTCTCCGCGATCGGACTGCCGGTCGCGGGGATCGGCATCCTGATCGCCGTCGACGCGATCCCCGACCTCTTCGCCACCGTGCTCAACGCCACTGGCGATATCGTCGCGACCACGATTGTCGCGAGATACGAAGCGCCCCCCGCAAACACTCCGAGCCCGGTGTCATCGCAACGCGCACCATCGTGACATGACGGCTCCCGCTGCTTGCGGACGTATGGGATAGAGGTAGCATCATGGCACTCGCCGCCTGGATTCCGCCCAGCGGCAGCCCCTCCACATCCCCAGGCATCCGAATGTCGACCGCCCGCCCAGCATTGTTGATCCTCGCCACGACCGCGATCGCGGTTCCCGGCCACCTGCCCGCGCAGTCCGTGCTCGATCGGGCACGCAAGGCGGCCCAGGATGCGGCGAATGCAGGGTCGAAGGCTGTGTCGCAGGAGGTCAATCGGCAGGTCAACAGCGCCGTCGAAAACGCCGCCGAAGAGAACGTCGCCGACGGATCGTTCAGCGCCGTCCTCTCCCCGTGGGTCTCGAGCGACGGCACGAAGCAGGTGCAGCTGGCGCGCTATTCCGGGTCGGCCTTCGTGGCGACCACGGCGGCCGGGCGGCAGATCATCCTCTGCGATGCGCGCGGGCTCCTGCCGTGGCAGGTCACCTTCGCGATCTCGAACGCGCCGCCGAGCGCCGGCGGTCGAGGCGGCGGCGCGTCCGTCGGAGGTGGCCCCGGTCAAAGCAGCACGGCTGGTCGGGGAGCAGCTCCCGCGGGCTCAGCCGGGCGCGGAGCCGGCAACGCAACTGGCACCGGACCGACTGCCGGCGCCGGCCGCGGCAATGGCGCCAGCGACGGCGGAGCCGCGAGTGGAGCACCGGTTCGCGGCGCTGCGACGCCGAACGCCGGTGGGGCGCGAGGTGGCGGGCGAGGTGCCGGCGCCGGAGGTGGACGCGGCGGCAGTGGTGCGACGGGCAATGGGAGCGGAGCCGGAGACAGTGCCGGCACTGGCTCGCCCGGCCGCGGCGGTGGCGCACCGAGTCCGACCGTTGCACCATCGGCGAGCGAGCGCGATTACAAGTTTCCCACGACCCAGATCACTCTGACCTTCCCACCCTCGGGAGCCGCTCGACCCGGCAATCCGAGCCAGGGATCGTTCCGCGTCGCCGACGTCTCCGAGACCGCAGTCGCCGGCGGAGCGACCATCCGTTTCGCGCAGGCGACAATTCCCGGGACGAAGGGGCCGCAGGTCGTCGACTTCGGCGTGGCGTTCAAGGCGCGAGCCCTTCCGACAGGACAGGCAACCAGCGGGTGCTTCGCGCCCGGGACCCCTGGCGCTCAGGGACGCGGCACCGTCGCGACCGGCGGGCGCGGTGCCCCGGCTCAGAGCAACTCCATCGCGCAGCCGACTGGCGGTACGGCCGCACCCGTCGCGA is a window from the Gemmatimonadales bacterium genome containing:
- a CDS encoding cation:dicarboxylase symporter family transporter codes for the protein MKEGTRVLVGLGAGLACGIAIAASHNPHLADVVTIIAPIGVLWINAIRMTVIPLVIALLVTGVASVSDVRTIGRIGRRTLLTFLALLLGVAVVAVPLSALVFSWWPASSGTPLAIPAGAAEAAGQIATSGPPPTFIGWLETLIPVNPIAAAAQGAMLPLIVFTLLLALAIAKLGGDAHRTLLGFFRALSDAMLVMVRWVVALAPIGIFALMLPLAAQGGAGVAGALGFYVVAYSLITVVMILLLYPAVAIAARVSITRFGRAALPAQLIAFSSSSSLASLPALVEGAEGELAIPDRVTGFVLPLAVSIFKIAAPVSWPIGTLFVAHFYGIPLHSRDLVTVGLAGVFLAMAAPGVPRGAFLMLAPLFSAIGLPVAGIGILIAVDAIPDLFATVLNATGDIVATTIVARYEAPPANTPSPVSSQRAPS